From Microcystis aeruginosa NIES-2549, a single genomic window includes:
- the thiC gene encoding phosphomethylpyrimidine synthase, translating to MRQEWVAPRRGQANVSQMHYARQGIITEEMTYVAKRENLSPELIRSEIARGRLIIPANINHLNLEPMAIGIASKCKVNANIGASPNSSNINEELEKLHLAVKYGADTVMDLSTGGGNLDEIRTAIINASPVPIGTVPIYQAVESVHGNIEKLTAEDFLHIIEKHAQQGVDYMTIHAGILIEHLPLVKTRLTGIVSRGGGIIAKWMLHHHKQNPLYTHFDEIIEIFKRYDVSFSLGDSLRPGCTHDASDAAQLAELKTLGQLTRRAWEHDVQVMVEGPGHVPMDQIEFNVKKQMEECSEAPFYVLGPLVTDIAPGYDHITSAIGAALAGWYGTAMLCYVTPKEHLGLPNAEDVRNGLIAYKIAAHAADIARHRPGARDRDDELSIARYNFDWNRQFQLSLDPDRAKEYHDETLPADIYKTAEFCSMCGPKFCPMQTKVDADAITELEKFLASQNQDNLTPV from the coding sequence ATGAGACAAGAATGGGTTGCCCCCCGGCGCGGACAGGCAAATGTATCGCAAATGCACTACGCCCGTCAGGGGATAATTACCGAAGAGATGACGTATGTGGCAAAACGGGAAAATCTCTCTCCCGAATTGATTCGCAGCGAAATCGCCCGAGGAAGACTGATTATTCCCGCTAATATCAATCACCTCAACCTCGAACCCATGGCGATCGGTATTGCTTCTAAGTGTAAAGTTAATGCTAATATCGGGGCTTCCCCTAACTCCTCGAATATTAACGAAGAACTGGAAAAATTACACCTAGCAGTGAAATACGGCGCCGATACGGTGATGGATCTCTCCACCGGGGGCGGTAATTTGGACGAAATTCGCACCGCGATTATCAATGCTTCTCCTGTCCCCATCGGTACTGTACCCATCTATCAAGCGGTGGAAAGCGTTCATGGCAATATTGAAAAACTCACCGCCGAAGATTTCCTCCACATTATCGAAAAACACGCCCAGCAAGGGGTAGACTACATGACGATTCACGCGGGAATCCTCATCGAACACCTGCCTTTAGTTAAAACTCGTCTGACCGGGATTGTCTCCCGGGGCGGTGGTATTATTGCTAAGTGGATGTTACACCACCACAAGCAAAATCCTCTCTACACCCATTTCGACGAAATTATCGAGATTTTCAAGCGTTATGACGTTTCTTTTAGTCTCGGTGATTCCCTACGTCCCGGTTGTACCCACGATGCTTCCGATGCAGCCCAATTAGCGGAATTGAAAACCCTCGGCCAACTGACGCGCCGCGCTTGGGAACACGATGTACAGGTGATGGTCGAAGGACCGGGCCATGTTCCCATGGACCAAATTGAGTTTAATGTGAAAAAACAGATGGAGGAGTGTAGCGAAGCACCTTTCTATGTTCTTGGTCCCCTTGTCACTGATATTGCCCCAGGGTACGATCATATCACTTCGGCGATCGGGGCGGCTCTGGCCGGTTGGTACGGGACGGCGATGTTATGTTATGTCACTCCGAAAGAACATCTCGGTTTACCCAACGCTGAAGATGTGCGAAATGGCTTAATTGCCTACAAAATAGCGGCTCATGCGGCAGATATCGCCCGTCATCGTCCGGGAGCGCGGGATCGTGATGACGAACTCTCCATCGCTCGTTATAATTTTGATTGGAATCGTCAATTTCAGTTATCCTTGGATCCCGATCGCGCTAAGGAATACCACGATGAGACTTTACCCGCAGATATTTATAAGACTGCGGAGTTTTGTTCGATGTGTGGACCGAAATTCTGTCCGATGCAAACTAAAGTCGATGCCGATGCGATTACGGAATTAGAGAAGTTTCTCGCTAGTCAGAATCAAGACAATTTAACCCCGGTTTAA
- a CDS encoding phycobiliprotein lyase encodes MTLIQTAQLSLETSALAFFKQTEGRWQSQRRYYTLTQETEPQEVISAIEIKYLPQGSEPLIQLARLHNLEDTTLLGGTEVTWQSNYLRPQSKKPSNGSTIFGILDNILYRDRGFATDKPVSAIYTFPNPSTLCLRTEYAGSVFEEEIKLIGQQYRTRQTIISRAGQELMIGQYLEKRVN; translated from the coding sequence ATGACATTAATTCAAACCGCCCAATTATCGCTGGAAACCTCGGCTTTAGCCTTTTTTAAGCAGACAGAAGGACGCTGGCAATCCCAGAGACGTTATTACACCCTCACCCAAGAAACGGAACCCCAAGAAGTTATCAGCGCCATCGAGATTAAATATTTACCCCAAGGCAGCGAACCATTAATTCAACTTGCCCGTTTACATAATCTGGAAGATACAACCTTATTAGGTGGCACGGAAGTGACTTGGCAAAGTAATTATCTCCGTCCCCAGAGTAAAAAACCCTCCAACGGTTCCACTATATTCGGTATTTTAGATAATATTCTCTATCGCGATCGGGGATTTGCGACGGATAAACCCGTTAGCGCTATTTATACCTTTCCTAACCCCTCTACTCTCTGTCTGAGAACAGAATACGCCGGTTCTGTCTTTGAAGAAGAAATTAAACTCATCGGTCAACAATATCGCACCCGACAAACGATTATCTCTCGCGCTGGTCAAGAATTGATGATCGGTCAATATCTAGAAAAACGGGTCAATTAG
- a CDS encoding NAD(+) kinase encodes MQLKQVIIAHKANHPQSKAWAEKCAKQLEARQCKVLMGPSGFKDNPYPVFLASASGKIDLAIVLGGDGTTLAATRYLAHEDIPILAVNVGGHLGFLTEPFEVFQDTETVWERLQSDHYAVQQRMMLTARIYEGDKRNPEAVSEAFYALNEMCVKPASIDRMPTSILEIEVDGEIVDQYQGDGLLVATPTGSTCYTASANGPIIHPGMEAIAVTPICPLSLSSRPIVIPPASLVSIWPLGDYELNTKLWMDGALATSIWPGQWVGVTKAEKFAQFIILRESYSFYQTLQEKLQWAGARIHYDGNRHN; translated from the coding sequence GTGCAGTTAAAACAAGTCATCATCGCTCACAAGGCCAACCATCCCCAAAGTAAAGCATGGGCGGAAAAATGCGCTAAACAATTAGAAGCCCGTCAGTGTAAAGTTTTAATGGGACCCAGTGGCTTTAAAGATAATCCCTATCCGGTATTTTTAGCCTCAGCATCGGGAAAAATCGACCTAGCCATCGTTTTAGGCGGAGATGGAACCACTTTGGCCGCCACTCGCTATTTAGCTCACGAAGACATTCCAATTTTAGCGGTGAATGTCGGCGGCCATCTGGGATTTTTAACGGAACCTTTTGAGGTTTTCCAAGATACAGAGACGGTCTGGGAGCGTTTACAATCGGACCACTATGCGGTACAACAACGGATGATGTTAACGGCCAGAATCTATGAAGGGGATAAAAGAAACCCAGAGGCAGTGAGCGAGGCATTTTATGCCCTGAATGAGATGTGTGTGAAACCCGCTAGTATCGATAGGATGCCCACCTCGATCCTGGAAATCGAAGTGGACGGGGAAATAGTAGATCAGTACCAAGGAGACGGCCTATTAGTGGCCACTCCCACGGGGTCCACCTGTTACACCGCTTCCGCTAATGGCCCGATTATACACCCCGGCATGGAAGCGATCGCTGTCACCCCGATTTGTCCCTTGAGTCTCTCCAGTCGGCCGATTGTCATTCCCCCGGCATCTCTGGTCAGTATTTGGCCCCTGGGAGACTACGAATTAAATACTAAACTCTGGATGGATGGCGCTTTAGCCACTTCCATTTGGCCCGGGCAATGGGTGGGAGTTACTAAAGCTGAAAAATTCGCCCAATTTATTATCCTGCGGGAAAGTTATTCTTTTTATCAGACTCTACAGGAAAAATTGCAATGGGCCGGGGCGAGAATTCATTATGATGGCAATCGTCATAATTAG
- a CDS encoding ribonucleotide-diphosphate reductase subunit beta → MSLHLVNSCHSMPISPIFNPSGDDAIENRSIWFGNTTNLMQLNDVRYTWAVGLYQQMRENFWIPQRLDITQDVTEYGHLTDEERYAYDGILSYLTFLDSVQTCNIPHLKGSVTAPEISLCMAEQISQEAMHNQSYQYLIETIIPSDRRGEVYDFWRTDKVLKDRCEFIASLYQQYIDKQTTESYFIALLADYLLESLYFYNGFIFFYNLASRQLMSGSADVFKMINRDELSHVRLYQKLIPEAMAIFPHSVEQIYEMFDSAVKHECRWTNHIVGNDILGITEYSTEQYTKYLANIRLKAIGLEPLYREEKYKKSPYTHLERFSDTKKEGHTKANFFEATVTSYVMSSGLTGWDEI, encoded by the coding sequence ATGTCCTTACATTTAGTTAATTCTTGCCATTCGATGCCCATTTCCCCGATCTTCAATCCGTCGGGAGATGATGCGATCGAAAACCGTTCAATCTGGTTTGGTAACACCACCAACCTGATGCAATTAAACGATGTCCGCTACACCTGGGCGGTTGGTTTATATCAACAAATGCGGGAAAATTTCTGGATCCCCCAACGCTTAGATATCACTCAAGACGTGACTGAATACGGGCATCTTACCGATGAAGAAAGATATGCTTATGATGGTATTTTGTCCTATCTAACTTTTCTTGATTCCGTACAAACCTGTAATATTCCCCACCTAAAAGGTAGCGTCACTGCGCCAGAAATTAGTCTTTGTATGGCGGAACAAATTTCCCAAGAAGCCATGCACAATCAAAGTTATCAATACTTAATTGAAACGATTATTCCATCGGATCGCAGAGGTGAAGTTTACGACTTTTGGCGTACCGATAAAGTTCTCAAGGATCGCTGTGAATTTATCGCTAGTCTCTACCAGCAATACATCGACAAACAAACTACTGAAAGCTATTTTATCGCTCTTCTTGCCGACTATTTACTGGAGAGTTTGTATTTTTATAACGGCTTTATCTTCTTCTATAATCTCGCTTCTCGACAGCTAATGTCCGGTAGTGCTGACGTTTTCAAAATGATCAACCGGGACGAATTAAGTCACGTCCGTTTGTATCAAAAACTTATCCCCGAAGCCATGGCAATTTTTCCCCATTCTGTTGAACAGATTTATGAGATGTTCGATAGTGCCGTTAAACACGAATGTCGCTGGACAAATCACATTGTTGGCAACGACATTTTAGGTATTACCGAATACAGTACCGAACAGTACACCAAATACCTCGCTAATATTCGACTAAAAGCGATCGGACTTGAGCCTTTATACAGGGAAGAAAAGTATAAAAAAAGTCCCTATACCCATCTGGAACGCTTCTCCGATACCAAAAAAGAAGGCCACACCAAAGCTAACTTTTTTGAAGCAACCGTTACCAGTTATGTTATGTCTTCTGGCTTAACTGGATGGGATGAAATTTAA
- a CDS encoding DUF29 domain-containing protein gives MEKNLYEKDYYLWLEKTINLLENRQFSDLDLENLIEEIKSMSISQQKALKSNLTVILWHLLKYLQEPEKQSRSWELTLFEHRERIEEDLETSPSLKIFLTEEIFKKCYNKARKKAAIETGINLDKFPNDCPFTLAEALDFEFIPNQTI, from the coding sequence ATGGAAAAGAACTTATACGAAAAAGATTACTATCTCTGGTTAGAGAAAACAATTAATTTACTGGAAAATCGCCAGTTTTCCGATTTAGATTTAGAGAATTTAATTGAAGAAATCAAATCTATGTCTATCAGTCAACAGAAAGCATTAAAAAGCAATCTGACCGTGATTTTATGGCATTTACTAAAATACTTACAAGAGCCAGAAAAACAAAGCAGAAGCTGGGAATTAACCCTTTTTGAGCATCGCGAAAGAATCGAAGAAGATTTAGAAACTAGCCCTAGTCTTAAGATTTTTTTAACAGAAGAAATTTTTAAAAAATGCTATAACAAAGCCAGAAAAAAAGCCGCTATTGAAACAGGGATAAACCTCGATAAATTCCCGAACGATTGCCCATTTACTTTGGCAGAAGCCCTAGATTTTGAATTTATTCCTAATCAAACCATTTGA
- a CDS encoding DUF29 domain-containing protein encodes MKSDLYEQDYYLWIEKTISLLENRQFSELDLENLIDEISSMGKSEKRSLESYLTRLLEHLLKLAYWQSELEYNQRGWKNEIRNFRLRIQQIIEDSPSLKPYLLEIFSPCYQNARKLFLDLSGMAENLVGLAPICTIEQALNEDWFPEISK; translated from the coding sequence ATGAAGAGTGATTTATACGAACAGGATTACTATCTCTGGATAGAGAAAACTATATCTTTACTAGAAAATCGTCAATTTTCTGAGTTGGATTTAGAAAATTTAATTGATGAAATTAGTAGTATGGGGAAAAGTGAGAAACGAAGTTTAGAAAGTTATTTAACTCGGTTATTAGAACATTTGCTGAAACTAGCTTACTGGCAGTCGGAATTAGAATATAATCAAAGAGGATGGAAAAATGAAATCCGTAACTTTCGCCTACGAATTCAACAAATTATTGAAGACAGTCCCAGTTTAAAGCCCTATTTATTGGAAATTTTCTCCCCCTGTTATCAAAATGCTCGTAAATTATTTCTGGATCTATCTGGAATGGCTGAAAATTTGGTCGGTTTAGCTCCAATTTGCACTATAGAACAGGCTTTAAATGAGGATTGGTTTCCTGAAATATCAAAATAA
- a CDS encoding DUF29 domain-containing protein: protein MDKTLYEQDYYLWLDKTISLLENRQFSELDLENLIEEIKDMSRRERQKLESLLTKLLEHLLKLTYWQSKRDYNKNKWRREILNFRIQIKRIISNKKDGTYNTNLVSYLTEILDQCYEDACHLFVEGSGIDKRLLSATPIGSINQILDENWFPEFLGED, encoded by the coding sequence ATGGATAAGACTTTATACGAACAGGATTACTATCTCTGGTTAGATAAAACCATATCTTTACTAGAAAATCGTCAATTTTCTGAGTTGGATTTAGAAAATTTAATTGAAGAAATAAAAGATATGTCCAGAAGAGAACGTCAGAAGTTAGAGAGTTTACTAACTAAACTCTTGGAGCATTTACTTAAATTAACTTATTGGCAATCTAAGCGCGATTACAATAAAAACAAGTGGCGACGTGAGATTTTAAATTTTCGCATTCAAATAAAAAGAATTATTAGCAACAAAAAGGATGGAACTTATAATACAAACTTAGTATCTTATCTCACCGAGATTCTCGATCAATGTTACGAGGATGCTTGCCATCTATTTGTCGAAGGTTCTGGCATCGATAAAAGACTTTTAAGTGCTACACCTATTGGATCAATCAACCAAATTTTAGATGAAAATTGGTTTCCTGAGTTTCTCGGAGAGGATTAA
- a CDS encoding ribonucleotide reductase N-terminal alpha domain-containing protein — protein sequence MQSKPLTTAVSIHKNNEVIPFRSTPLANMGSHGIKVIRRDGSTTSLNIGKIRDVVEWACEGKKVNSIALEAGLTTRLRDGITTREIQDNLINCALEMCSPEEPDWRYVAGRLHIWSLWKDTLVARGYQYGNYEKTVKTQVKNRLYDERILIYSEAELKEAGSWINPDWDIDYDYAGALLITSRYLLKNELPQEALLTCSLLLAIVEEPANRLPWAKKFYQAIAQRKISLATPILANLRTPKGSLTSCFILSIDDSLESIFSEITNAARISKNGGGVGVNVSRIRATGSWVMGKANASGGIIPWIKLLNDTAIAVNQGGRRAGAVTIGVDIWHLDVPEFLEMQTENGDQRRKAYDIFPQLVITDEFMRRVITKAEWTLVDPYEVRTKLGIELAELWGEEFEEAYRLVEANLDREIVLYKKINARDLFKSIMRSQVETGMPYIAFKDTINRANPNKHDGYIPGVNLCVAGETKILTDRGQIAIADLVGEYVNVWNGLEWSEVLVKKTGENQPLLKVNFSNGENLECTYYHKFYVQKNYKGTVEIVEAKDLKQGDKLIKYQLPLIQSENDLDFPYAYTAGFFSGDGSYGNNGIPEVDLYGVKKELLPLLAIRNKYRGNGSIEKGTFWRKETDTLAVYHDSKQDRIVCKLPLDIPSKFTVPLNGYTIKSRLEWLAGLLDADGTVARNGSNESLQIASVNRQFLLDIRLMLQTLGVDSKVTAMDDGGYKLMPNGKGNYQEYLCQPKYRLLINSVGLFQLGQLGLKTHRLQWTLKEPQRSATQFIRIESVELTCRRDDTYCFTEPKRHLGMFNGILTGQCTESFSNVTPDKTAHCCNLVSLNLANIDREEIESNCQIAVRILDNTIDITNPPFDNAKSHNDKYRTIGVGAMGLADWLAKRKLSYNNLSEISNLFEEIGYWCTYSSMELAKERGAYQAFLGSEWSQGKLIGAKPVAWFLNNAVQPQRWQQLAEDIQRFGIRNSHITAIAPNTSSSLVQGCTASVLPVYSRFFYDKWAKGTVPIAPPFIEEAFWFYPENKNLEQQQVVKAIATMQEWIDTGISMELLFNLNEGVYFPAEPNRCLTAKDIFDTLIMAWELGCKAIYYVRTVQKDNFRESDDSCSSCAN from the coding sequence ATGCAATCGAAGCCCTTGACTACTGCTGTTTCCATTCACAAAAATAACGAAGTAATACCCTTTCGTTCTACCCCTTTAGCTAATATGGGCAGCCATGGAATTAAAGTGATTCGGCGTGATGGTTCCACCACAAGCTTAAATATCGGCAAAATTCGCGACGTGGTAGAGTGGGCTTGTGAAGGTAAAAAAGTCAATTCAATCGCCTTAGAAGCGGGTTTAACCACACGCCTGCGGGATGGGATTACCACTAGGGAAATACAGGATAATTTAATCAATTGCGCCCTAGAAATGTGTAGTCCAGAGGAACCGGATTGGCGTTATGTGGCGGGAAGATTGCATATTTGGAGTCTTTGGAAAGATACCTTAGTAGCCCGGGGTTATCAGTACGGAAATTACGAGAAAACCGTCAAAACTCAAGTTAAAAATCGCCTATACGACGAAAGGATTCTCATCTATTCCGAGGCAGAATTAAAAGAAGCTGGTTCTTGGATTAATCCCGATTGGGATATCGATTATGATTACGCTGGCGCATTGTTAATCACTAGCCGTTATTTACTCAAAAATGAGTTACCCCAAGAGGCATTATTAACCTGTTCCTTACTGCTTGCCATTGTGGAAGAACCGGCTAATAGACTACCCTGGGCGAAGAAATTTTATCAAGCGATTGCCCAAAGAAAAATCTCTCTTGCCACCCCAATTTTAGCCAATTTACGCACTCCCAAAGGTTCCCTAACCAGTTGTTTTATCCTCTCCATTGACGACAGTTTAGAAAGTATTTTCAGCGAGATTACTAATGCTGCCCGCATCTCCAAAAATGGTGGCGGTGTCGGGGTGAATGTGAGTAGAATTCGCGCCACTGGTAGCTGGGTAATGGGCAAAGCTAATGCTTCTGGTGGGATTATTCCTTGGATTAAATTACTCAACGATACAGCTATTGCAGTCAATCAGGGGGGAAGACGCGCCGGGGCTGTTACCATCGGTGTTGACATCTGGCATTTAGACGTGCCAGAATTTCTGGAAATGCAGACAGAAAACGGTGATCAAAGACGCAAAGCTTATGATATTTTTCCCCAATTAGTTATCACCGATGAATTCATGCGTCGGGTGATAACTAAAGCCGAGTGGACATTAGTAGATCCCTACGAAGTTCGCACTAAATTAGGTATAGAATTAGCGGAACTATGGGGGGAAGAATTTGAAGAGGCTTATCGTTTAGTAGAGGCTAATTTAGATAGAGAGATTGTCCTCTATAAAAAAATCAATGCCCGGGACTTATTTAAAAGTATCATGCGTTCCCAAGTGGAAACAGGAATGCCCTACATTGCCTTCAAAGATACCATCAATCGAGCTAATCCTAATAAACACGATGGCTATATCCCCGGTGTAAATTTATGCGTTGCGGGAGAAACAAAAATTCTCACGGATCGAGGACAAATAGCAATCGCTGATTTGGTGGGAGAATATGTTAATGTCTGGAATGGATTGGAGTGGTCAGAAGTATTAGTTAAAAAGACTGGAGAAAACCAGCCTTTATTAAAGGTCAATTTCTCTAACGGAGAGAACTTGGAATGTACTTACTACCATAAGTTTTACGTTCAGAAAAACTACAAGGGAACCGTGGAAATTGTGGAGGCAAAAGACCTCAAACAAGGGGATAAATTAATTAAATACCAGCTGCCTCTCATCCAGTCAGAAAATGATCTTGACTTTCCCTACGCCTACACCGCAGGATTCTTTTCTGGAGATGGGAGTTACGGAAACAATGGAATACCAGAAGTTGACCTATACGGAGTTAAAAAAGAGTTACTTCCCTTATTGGCTATTCGTAACAAATATCGGGGAAATGGCTCTATTGAAAAAGGTACTTTTTGGAGAAAAGAAACCGATACCCTAGCGGTCTATCATGACAGTAAACAAGATCGGATCGTCTGTAAACTCCCGTTAGATATTCCCAGTAAATTTACAGTTCCTCTCAATGGTTACACAATTAAATCTCGTTTAGAATGGTTAGCTGGTTTACTTGATGCCGATGGAACAGTTGCCCGCAATGGTTCTAACGAGTCTCTCCAGATTGCTTCTGTTAACCGGCAATTTTTGCTCGATATTCGCCTAATGTTACAGACTTTAGGAGTTGATTCCAAAGTTACTGCTATGGATGACGGTGGCTATAAATTGATGCCAAATGGAAAGGGAAATTATCAAGAATATCTCTGTCAACCAAAATATCGTTTACTGATTAATTCTGTCGGACTATTTCAACTTGGTCAATTGGGACTTAAAACCCATCGCTTACAATGGACGTTAAAAGAACCCCAACGTTCGGCCACTCAGTTTATCCGCATTGAATCGGTAGAGTTAACCTGTCGTCGAGATGACACCTACTGTTTTACAGAACCCAAGCGTCATCTGGGAATGTTTAACGGCATTCTCACAGGACAATGCACCGAATCTTTTAGCAATGTCACCCCCGATAAAACTGCTCATTGCTGTAATTTAGTTAGCCTTAATTTAGCCAACATCGACAGGGAAGAAATCGAGTCTAATTGTCAAATCGCTGTCAGAATTCTCGACAATACTATCGATATTACTAATCCTCCCTTTGATAATGCTAAAAGCCACAACGATAAATATCGCACTATTGGGGTAGGGGCGATGGGATTGGCTGACTGGTTAGCTAAACGGAAATTATCCTACAATAACCTGTCAGAAATTAGTAATTTATTTGAAGAAATTGGCTATTGGTGTACCTATTCCTCGATGGAATTAGCCAAAGAACGCGGCGCTTATCAAGCTTTCTTGGGTAGCGAATGGAGTCAAGGCAAATTAATCGGGGCAAAACCAGTGGCATGGTTTTTAAATAACGCGGTGCAACCGCAAAGATGGCAACAATTAGCCGAAGATATTCAACGATTTGGCATCCGTAATTCCCATATTACCGCCATTGCTCCTAATACTTCCTCTAGTTTGGTACAGGGATGTACCGCTAGTGTTTTGCCGGTTTATAGTCGCTTTTTCTACGATAAATGGGCAAAGGGAACTGTTCCCATCGCACCGCCTTTTATTGAAGAAGCTTTCTGGTTTTATCCAGAGAATAAAAACCTCGAACAGCAACAAGTGGTCAAAGCGATCGCTACTATGCAAGAATGGATCGATACGGGGATTTCTATGGAGTTATTATTCAACCTCAATGAAGGGGTTTATTTTCCCGCAGAACCCAACCGTTGTCTCACAGCCAAGGATATCTTTGATACTCTAATCATGGCGTGGGAATTGGGGTGTAAAGCGATTTATTATGTCCGTACCGTACAAAAGGACAATTTTCGAGAGTCTGACGATAGTTGTTCTAGTTGCGCTAATTAA